Proteins encoded together in one Kingella oralis window:
- the hisD gene encoding histidinol dehydrogenase: protein MKRLSTQSPQFQQELQALLAFETVQDPKIDQIVADICADVQRRGDAAVIAYTNQFDGTQAQTMADLTLSQDDLKAAFFRLPENVQTALQTAAERVRSYHQHQKQESWHYTDADGTLLGQQVTPLDRVGIYVPGGKAAYPSSVIMNAMPAHVAGVPEIIMVVPTPQGERNDIVLAAAYIAGVTKVFTIGGAQAVAALAYGTQTVPQVDKITGPGNAFVAAAKRRVFGVVGIDMVAGPSEILVIADGSTPADWVAMDLFSQAEHDEIAQAILIATSPDYLDEVQAAMHRLMPTMPRRAIIEASLGNRGAMILAKDLDEACAIANYIAPEHLELSVENAAAWAQKIRHAGAIFMGRYTSESLGDYCAGPNHVLPTSRTARFSSPLGTYDFQKRSSLIQVSEQGAQQLGKIASILAHGENLTAHARSAELRLKD, encoded by the coding sequence ATGAAACGCCTCTCCACTCAATCGCCCCAATTTCAGCAAGAATTGCAAGCGCTGCTTGCTTTTGAAACCGTGCAAGACCCCAAAATTGACCAAATCGTTGCCGATATTTGCGCCGATGTGCAACGGCGTGGCGATGCGGCGGTGATTGCATACACCAACCAATTTGACGGCACGCAAGCGCAAACGATGGCAGATTTAACCCTGTCGCAAGACGATTTAAAAGCCGCCTTTTTCAGGCTGCCTGAAAATGTGCAAACCGCGCTGCAAACGGCTGCCGAGCGTGTGCGCAGTTATCATCAACACCAAAAACAAGAATCGTGGCACTACACCGATGCCGATGGCACGCTGCTGGGGCAGCAAGTCACGCCGTTGGATCGCGTGGGGATTTATGTGCCAGGTGGCAAGGCGGCGTATCCCAGCAGCGTGATTATGAACGCCATGCCTGCTCATGTGGCGGGCGTGCCCGAAATCATCATGGTTGTGCCCACGCCGCAGGGCGAGCGCAATGATATTGTGCTGGCGGCGGCGTATATCGCAGGCGTAACCAAAGTGTTCACCATCGGCGGGGCGCAAGCCGTTGCCGCGTTGGCGTATGGCACGCAAACCGTGCCGCAAGTGGACAAAATCACTGGGCCGGGCAATGCCTTTGTTGCCGCCGCCAAACGCCGCGTGTTCGGCGTGGTGGGGATTGATATGGTGGCAGGGCCGAGCGAAATTTTGGTGATTGCCGATGGCAGCACGCCTGCCGATTGGGTGGCGATGGATTTGTTTAGCCAAGCCGAGCACGATGAAATCGCCCAAGCGATTTTAATCGCCACATCGCCCGATTATTTAGACGAAGTTCAGGCTGCCATGCACCGCCTGATGCCCACCATGCCGCGCCGCGCGATTATTGAAGCCAGCCTTGGTAACCGCGGCGCGATGATTCTGGCAAAAGACCTAGACGAAGCCTGCGCCATCGCCAACTACATCGCGCCCGAGCATCTGGAACTTTCCGTGGAAAACGCCGCCGCATGGGCGCAAAAAATCCGCCACGCCGGCGCCATCTTTATGGGGCGCTACACCAGCGAAAGTTTGGGCGACTACTGCGCCGGCCCCAACCATGTGCTGCCCACCAGCCGCACCGCGCGGTTTTCATCGCCACTTGGGACATATGACTTCCAAAAACGCAGCAGCCTGATTCAAGTTTCCGAACAAGGCGCGCAACAATTAGGCAAAATCGCCAGCATTTTGGCGCACGGCGAAAACCTAACCGCCCACGCCCGCTCGGCAGAATTGCGCTTGAAAGACTGA
- a CDS encoding 5-methyltetrahydropteroyltriglutamate--homocysteine S-methyltransferase has protein sequence MSKTLPLHADTVGSYLRTAALKQARADFAAGKISRDALTQIEDQEIAKLVQDQLDAGIQVITDGEFRRSWWHIDFLENLNGIEGFIPEQAYAFKNTEVRKYNTRCCGKVSWNENHPFIQHYQSLAKIVGNRGIVKYTIPSPNQLMYPFIWDTGVYASKQAFAEDVRQTYKDAIRAFYNAGCRYLQIDDVYWGTLCNNYGKADFDFEGSKKIALENIQAILADKPADMTITTHVCRGNYKSSYLLSGAYDPVAPELFGQTAYDGYFLEYDTDRAGGFEPLKYFNDNPHKGRIVLGLITSKFPELEDKAAVKARIAEAAKIVPLEQLALSPQCGFASTEEGNIMTEAQQWAKVKLVEEIAAEVWGED, from the coding sequence ATGAGCAAAACCCTGCCCCTGCACGCCGACACCGTTGGCAGTTACCTGCGCACCGCCGCGCTCAAACAAGCCCGCGCCGACTTCGCCGCAGGCAAAATCAGCCGCGACGCGCTCACCCAAATTGAAGACCAAGAAATCGCCAAACTGGTGCAAGACCAGCTAGATGCAGGCATCCAAGTCATCACCGATGGCGAATTTCGCCGCTCGTGGTGGCACATAGATTTCCTAGAAAACCTAAACGGCATTGAAGGCTTTATCCCCGAGCAAGCCTATGCCTTTAAAAACACCGAAGTTCGCAAATACAACACGCGCTGCTGCGGCAAAGTGTCGTGGAACGAAAACCACCCCTTTATCCAGCATTATCAATCGCTGGCCAAAATTGTCGGCAACCGCGGCATCGTAAAATACACCATCCCCAGCCCCAACCAGCTGATGTATCCGTTTATCTGGGACACAGGCGTGTATGCCAGCAAGCAAGCCTTTGCCGAAGACGTGCGCCAAACCTATAAAGACGCCATCCGCGCGTTTTACAACGCAGGCTGCCGCTATCTGCAAATCGATGATGTGTACTGGGGCACGCTGTGCAACAACTACGGCAAAGCAGACTTTGATTTTGAAGGCAGCAAAAAAATCGCGCTGGAAAACATCCAAGCCATTTTGGCAGACAAACCCGCCGACATGACCATCACCACCCACGTTTGCCGTGGCAACTATAAATCATCCTACCTGCTCAGCGGCGCATACGACCCCGTTGCCCCCGAGCTATTCGGGCAAACCGCCTACGACGGCTATTTTTTGGAATACGACACCGACCGCGCAGGCGGCTTTGAACCGCTCAAATACTTCAACGATAACCCACACAAAGGACGCATCGTGCTGGGCTTGATTACATCCAAATTCCCCGAGCTGGAAGACAAAGCTGCCGTCAAAGCACGCATCGCCGAAGCGGCAAAAATCGTGCCATTGGAACAACTGGCGCTGTCGCCGCAATGCGGTTTCGCTTCCACCGAAGAGGGCAATATCATGACCGAAGCGCAGCAATGGGCGAAAGTGAAGCTGGTGGAAGAAATCGCTGCCGAAGTTTGGGGCGAGGATTAA
- the thiL gene encoding thiamine-phosphate kinase — protein sequence MPTTPLGEFDFIRRHLALPQPPDPDLLLGIGDDAAIIRPRTGFDLCFSSDMLLANRHFFPTDPPEAIAHKILATNISDIAAMGGQPRWVLLSAALPELNEAWLQAFSGSLFATLRQYGITLIGGDTTRGNLAFNVAITGELPAGKALRRSGAQHGDDIWVSGQIGLAAAALHHIWGNITLPEHLFAQCEAARLRPTPRVALGQALLPLATAAQDISDGLAQDLGHILAASRVGAEIHAHAVPTLPELRQALPEHIVHELTLAGGDDYELLFTAPPENRRQIQAAAQTAQTPVHRIGKINHSGSLKILNAQGNEIHLPHAGFDHFAQS from the coding sequence ATGCCCACCACCCCCCTTGGCGAATTTGACTTCATCCGCCGCCACCTCGCCCTCCCCCAGCCGCCCGACCCCGACCTCCTGCTCGGCATAGGCGACGATGCCGCCATCATCCGCCCCCGCACAGGCTTTGACCTCTGTTTCAGCAGCGATATGCTGCTCGCCAATCGCCATTTTTTCCCAACCGACCCGCCCGAAGCCATCGCCCACAAAATCCTCGCCACCAATATCTCCGACATCGCCGCCATGGGCGGGCAACCGCGCTGGGTATTATTAAGCGCCGCCCTGCCCGAGCTGAACGAGGCGTGGCTGCAAGCCTTTTCAGGCAGCCTATTTGCCACCCTGCGCCAATACGGCATCACCCTTATCGGCGGTGACACCACCCGAGGCAACCTAGCCTTCAACGTCGCCATCACAGGCGAACTCCCCGCAGGCAAAGCCCTGCGCCGCAGTGGCGCGCAACACGGCGACGACATCTGGGTATCAGGGCAAATCGGGCTGGCAGCCGCCGCCCTGCACCACATCTGGGGCAACATCACCCTGCCCGAACACCTATTCGCCCAATGCGAAGCCGCCCGCCTGCGCCCCACCCCGCGCGTCGCCCTTGGGCAAGCCCTCCTCCCCCTCGCCACCGCCGCCCAAGACATCTCCGACGGGCTTGCCCAAGACCTCGGACACATCCTTGCCGCCTCCCGCGTGGGCGCAGAAATCCATGCCCATGCCGTGCCCACCCTGCCCGAGCTGCGCCAAGCCCTGCCTGAACACATCGTGCACGAGCTCACGCTCGCCGGCGGCGACGACTACGAACTGCTCTTCACCGCCCCGCCAGAAAATCGCCGCCAAATTCAGGCTGCCGCCCAAACCGCGCAAACCCCCGTGCACCGCATCGGCAAAATCAACCATTCAGGCAGCCTGAAAATCCTCAACGCCCAAGGCAACGAAATCCATCTGCCCCACGCAGGGTTTGACCATTTTGCCCAATCTTAA
- a CDS encoding glutathione S-transferase family protein: protein MKKLTFYTYPKSRGISVVWMLKECGATFDTVLLSYGDTTQSPDHLTVKSADYLAVNPMGKVPALKADDTVITEAAAIVTFLAEQFPERGLIPAADSLARGEYYRWLCFAINLEYAAFDRRDQTTSDAERHKRIGYGDLDTAFGVLREHLARHDFIVGNQFSALDIYYTMLLVQFTRVMPVEGIACDVFDAYIARHTARPAFGETMAWVEAEMAKMA from the coding sequence ATGAAAAAACTCACTTTTTACACCTACCCCAAATCGCGCGGCATAAGCGTGGTATGGATGCTCAAAGAATGCGGCGCAACGTTTGACACCGTGCTGCTGTCCTACGGCGACACCACCCAATCCCCCGACCACCTCACCGTAAAATCCGCCGACTATCTCGCCGTCAACCCGATGGGCAAAGTGCCCGCGCTCAAAGCAGACGACACCGTCATCACCGAAGCCGCCGCCATCGTTACCTTCCTTGCCGAGCAGTTTCCCGAACGCGGTCTGATTCCCGCCGCCGACAGCTTGGCGCGGGGCGAATACTACCGCTGGCTCTGCTTCGCCATCAATTTGGAATACGCCGCGTTTGACCGCCGCGACCAAACCACCAGCGATGCCGAACGGCACAAACGCATCGGCTACGGCGATTTGGATACCGCCTTCGGTGTGTTGCGCGAGCATCTGGCGCGGCACGACTTTATCGTCGGCAACCAATTTTCCGCACTGGACATCTACTACACCATGCTGCTGGTGCAGTTCACCCGCGTGATGCCCGTGGAAGGCATCGCCTGCGATGTGTTTGATGCCTACATCGCCCGCCACACCGCCCGCCCCGCCTTTGGCGAAACCATGGCTTGGGTGGAAGCGGAAATGGCGAAAATGGCGTAG
- a CDS encoding DUF4336 domain-containing protein, protein MTAIHLYYPLNILKPFGENIWIADGGEIRMAFPLGVKIPFSTRMTVVRLSDGGLWCHSPVAPAPELFAQIDALGEVRHLVSPNKIHYAHIAAWKARYPQATAWASTGVRERAAAQSIAVAFDADLGDTAPGAWADDLAQMPFSGSRVMTETVFFHRPSRTLILTDLIENFETSQFPGRFWAGVMKLAGIADPDGKTPADWRATFKDKAAARASLAQMLAWQPEKIILAHGRCYERDAVAELKRAFRWLD, encoded by the coding sequence ATGACCGCCATCCACCTCTACTACCCGCTCAACATCCTCAAACCCTTCGGCGAAAACATCTGGATTGCCGACGGCGGCGAAATCCGCATGGCGTTTCCGCTCGGCGTCAAAATCCCGTTCAGCACGCGCATGACCGTGGTGCGGCTTTCAGACGGCGGTTTGTGGTGCCATTCGCCCGTCGCCCCCGCGCCCGAGTTGTTCGCGCAAATCGACGCGCTGGGCGAAGTGCGCCATTTGGTGTCGCCCAACAAAATCCACTACGCCCACATCGCGGCGTGGAAAGCGCGCTACCCGCAGGCAACGGCGTGGGCAAGCACGGGCGTGCGCGAACGGGCGGCGGCGCAGAGCATCGCCGTGGCGTTTGATGCCGATTTGGGCGATACCGCGCCCGGCGCATGGGCAGACGATTTGGCGCAGATGCCGTTTTCAGGCAGCCGCGTGATGACCGAAACCGTGTTTTTCCACCGCCCCAGCCGCACGCTGATTCTCACCGACCTAATTGAAAACTTTGAAACCTCGCAGTTCCCCGGTCGCTTTTGGGCAGGCGTGATGAAGCTGGCGGGCATCGCCGACCCCGACGGCAAAACTCCCGCCGACTGGCGCGCCACGTTTAAAGACAAAGCCGCCGCCCGCGCCAGCCTCGCGCAGATGCTGGCGTGGCAGCCTGAAAAAATTATTCTGGCGCACGGGCGCTGTTACGAGCGCGACGCCGTCGCCGAATTGAAACGCGCGTTCCGTTGGCTGGACTAG
- a CDS encoding alpha/beta hydrolase, producing the protein MQPTILPAQIPAPVAATLRQLGAVINPLATEPLYAPLHPREPYDNATVTRDQAFGSHPLQRLDVFAPAPPAAAPRPILLFVHGGGFVRGDKRGAGSPFYDNIMLWAAGSGLLGININYRLAPEHPWPAAQQDIAAALLWAQSHAAEYGGDPQRIILCGHSAGAAHIAQYLAHPTLRLGSDGVRGAILVSGIYDTVAFGDSPARQAYFGSDRAQIAARSAQAGLLQCGVPLLIAAAELDPPEFRQQAERLGVPHYLLAGHSHISEILAVNTGDTALSGLMQAFAAQHA; encoded by the coding sequence ATGCAACCCACCATCCTTCCCGCCCAAATCCCCGCCCCCGTCGCCGCCACGCTGCGCCAACTCGGCGCGGTTATCAATCCGCTTGCCACCGAGCCGCTGTACGCCCCGCTGCACCCGCGCGAGCCCTACGATAACGCCACCGTTACCCGCGACCAAGCCTTCGGCAGCCACCCGCTGCAACGCCTGGACGTTTTCGCCCCCGCACCGCCCGCCGCCGCACCGCGCCCCATCCTGCTGTTTGTGCACGGCGGCGGCTTTGTGCGTGGCGACAAGCGCGGCGCAGGCAGCCCGTTTTACGACAACATCATGCTGTGGGCGGCAGGCAGCGGGCTGCTCGGCATCAACATCAATTACCGCCTGGCCCCCGAGCACCCCTGGCCCGCCGCGCAGCAAGACATCGCCGCCGCCCTGCTGTGGGCGCAGAGCCACGCCGCAGAATATGGCGGCGATCCGCAGCGCATCATCCTGTGCGGGCATTCCGCCGGCGCGGCGCACATCGCCCAATACCTCGCCCATCCCACGCTGCGGCTGGGCAGCGACGGCGTGCGCGGCGCAATACTGGTGTCCGGCATTTACGACACCGTCGCGTTTGGCGACAGCCCCGCCCGCCAAGCCTACTTCGGCAGCGACCGCGCCCAAATCGCCGCCCGCTCCGCCCAAGCGGGGTTGCTGCAATGCGGCGTGCCGCTGCTGATTGCCGCCGCCGAGCTGGACCCGCCCGAGTTCCGCCAGCAAGCCGAGCGGCTCGGCGTGCCGCACTATCTGCTGGCCGGCCACAGCCATATTTCGGAAATCTTGGCCGTCAATACGGGCGACACCGCCTTGTCCGGCCTGATGCAGGCGTTTGCCGCCCAACACGCTTGA
- a CDS encoding class I SAM-dependent methyltransferase: MNPNLAPLLRPDLNPADLAGDNGKYNKLYDRLAPLYNLGEWLARLKYGGGIAKMRREMMRLLDWQNGASVLYVSVGTGTDFRYFPDTVNAGSLKIVGADLSLGMLRRAQKNWQRRLNLSLVHCAAEDLPFADNSFDIVFHVGGINFFSDKPRALAEMLRVAKPRTNLMVADETQDLVEQQYQKSAFTQAAYQNARVDVSAIENALPANAAERQTHILWDGRFYALTFVKAG; the protein is encoded by the coding sequence ATGAACCCCAACCTCGCCCCCTTGCTCCGCCCCGACCTCAACCCCGCCGATTTGGCCGGCGACAACGGCAAATACAACAAGCTCTACGACCGCCTCGCCCCGCTGTACAACCTCGGCGAATGGCTCGCGCGGCTCAAATACGGCGGCGGCATCGCCAAAATGCGCCGCGAAATGATGCGCCTGCTTGACTGGCAAAACGGCGCAAGCGTGCTGTATGTCTCCGTCGGCACGGGCACCGATTTCCGCTATTTCCCCGATACGGTAAACGCAGGCAGCCTGAAAATCGTCGGCGCAGATTTGTCGCTCGGCATGCTGCGCCGCGCGCAGAAAAACTGGCAGCGGCGGCTCAATCTCTCGCTCGTGCACTGCGCCGCCGAAGATTTGCCCTTTGCCGACAACAGCTTTGACATCGTGTTTCATGTGGGCGGCATCAATTTCTTTTCCGACAAACCCCGCGCCCTCGCCGAAATGCTGCGCGTCGCCAAGCCGCGCACCAATCTGATGGTCGCCGACGAAACGCAGGATTTGGTGGAGCAGCAATACCAAAAAAGCGCGTTCACCCAAGCCGCCTATCAGAACGCGCGGGTGGACGTTTCCGCCATAGAAAACGCCTTGCCCGCCAACGCCGCCGAACGGCAGACGCATATCTTGTGGGACGGACGGTTTTACGCGCTGACGTTTGTGAAGGCAGGCTGA
- a CDS encoding YiiD C-terminal domain-containing protein, translating to MTEQQLQDFLHRCIPATAALHIRVVSCGADGVALLMPHAPNRNHKNTVFGGSTALGATVCGWALVHLNCPEAAGNIVIQSSEIRYTAPAHGDLLLSVRSPDAAEWAHCREMLARRGKGKINLAVSGFSDGVLAAEWAGRYVVLAA from the coding sequence ATGACCGAGCAACAACTGCAAGACTTCCTCCACCGCTGCATCCCCGCCACTGCCGCGCTGCACATCCGTGTCGTTTCCTGCGGCGCAGACGGCGTGGCGCTTTTGATGCCGCACGCGCCCAACCGCAACCACAAAAACACCGTGTTCGGCGGCAGCACCGCGCTGGGCGCGACCGTGTGCGGCTGGGCGCTGGTGCATCTGAACTGCCCCGAAGCAGCGGGCAACATCGTCATCCAAAGCAGCGAAATCCGCTACACCGCGCCCGCGCACGGCGATTTGCTGCTGTCCGTCCGCAGCCCTGATGCCGCCGAATGGGCGCATTGCCGCGAAATGCTGGCTCGGCGCGGCAAGGGCAAAATCAATTTGGCGGTGAGCGGTTTTTCGGACGGCGTATTGGCGGCGGAATGGGCGGGGCGATATGTGGTTTTGGCAGCCTGA
- a CDS encoding YciI family protein encodes MYLITITVNPDLSAEQHETLFPQHVEWFKKHFAAGTFLLTAPFTDTQAHQGMIFAQAESREALQAILAEDCYYPNHAQYDIREFAPKLIAANLPEFAGK; translated from the coding sequence ATGTATCTCATCACCATCACCGTCAATCCTGACCTATCCGCCGAACAACACGAGACCCTGTTCCCCCAACACGTCGAGTGGTTCAAAAAACACTTTGCCGCAGGCACCTTTCTGCTCACCGCGCCGTTTACCGATACCCAAGCGCATCAGGGCATGATTTTCGCCCAAGCCGAAAGCCGCGAAGCCCTGCAAGCGATTTTGGCAGAAGATTGCTATTACCCGAACCACGCGCAATACGACATCCGCGAGTTCGCGCCCAAGCTGATTGCGGCGAACCTGCCCGAGTTTGCGGGGAAATAA
- a CDS encoding NAD(P)H-dependent oxidoreductase, with product MSRILIISGHPDLSASVANAAILAHVARELPEAEIRRLDALYPDYQFDIEAEQSALLAADIIVFQFPFSWYALPGLMKLWLDKVFLHGFSHGSKGRLGGKKLLLSFTTGAPAVAYQKDGAFGHTVEDYLPQFATTAALCNLDYQGAMYTNGVSYSARDDEAKINAQRELAENHGARLVAKLKELAA from the coding sequence ATGTCCCGCATCCTCATCATTTCAGGACACCCCGATTTATCCGCCTCCGTTGCCAACGCCGCCATTCTGGCGCATGTTGCCCGCGAGCTGCCCGAAGCCGAAATCCGCCGCTTGGACGCGCTGTATCCCGATTACCAATTTGACATCGAGGCCGAACAATCCGCCCTGCTCGCAGCCGACATCATCGTGTTCCAATTTCCGTTTTCATGGTATGCCCTGCCCGGGCTGATGAAACTGTGGCTGGACAAAGTGTTCCTACACGGCTTCTCTCACGGCAGCAAAGGGCGCTTGGGCGGCAAAAAGCTGCTGCTTTCGTTCACCACCGGAGCGCCTGCCGTCGCGTATCAGAAAGACGGCGCGTTCGGGCATACGGTGGAGGACTACCTGCCGCAGTTTGCCACCACCGCCGCGCTGTGCAATCTGGATTACCAGGGCGCGATGTACACCAACGGCGTGAGCTACTCCGCCCGCGACGACGAAGCCAAAATCAACGCGCAACGCGAGCTGGCTGAAAACCACGGCGCGCGTTTGGTGGCGAAACTGAAAGAATTGGCGGCATAG
- a CDS encoding WGR domain-containing protein → MQQTLRYTDPKSDKFWRIETLANQFVVNYGKYGTNGRYEIKEFDSPEECEKQAAKLAAAKQKKGYAPAELPAGHLYFDDEEYGLNPLTSHPVFHRYFADEAVYYSECDEETAFGSDDGADTLCSLQEAFRKARPVLQDFIRHVIEGEWGFPCLPPIAGQSDADLKAQAQQETDGLEGAHYLLAHDRATLATVLGAIKISGRVDSRTDIAAALAALNRIDRLAQLLWDAPPSEILAQIRQDLTRFADETFAG, encoded by the coding sequence ATGCAACAAACCCTCCGCTACACCGACCCCAAATCCGACAAATTCTGGCGCATAGAAACCCTAGCCAACCAATTCGTCGTGAACTACGGCAAATACGGCACCAACGGGCGTTACGAAATCAAAGAATTTGACAGCCCCGAAGAATGCGAAAAACAAGCTGCCAAACTCGCCGCCGCCAAGCAGAAAAAAGGCTACGCCCCCGCCGAGCTGCCCGCCGGCCATCTCTATTTTGACGACGAAGAATACGGGCTCAACCCGCTCACCAGCCACCCCGTGTTCCACCGATACTTCGCCGACGAAGCCGTCTATTACAGCGAATGCGACGAAGAAACCGCCTTCGGCAGCGACGACGGCGCAGACACCTTGTGCAGCCTGCAAGAAGCCTTCCGCAAAGCCCGCCCCGTGCTGCAAGACTTTATCCGCCATGTGATTGAAGGCGAATGGGGCTTCCCCTGCCTGCCGCCCATTGCAGGTCAAAGCGATGCCGATTTGAAAGCCCAAGCCCAGCAAGAAACCGACGGCTTGGAAGGCGCGCACTACCTGCTCGCCCACGACCGCGCCACCCTCGCCACCGTGCTGGGCGCAATCAAAATCAGCGGGCGCGTGGACAGCCGAACCGACATCGCCGCCGCCCTTGCCGCTCTCAACCGCATCGACCGCCTCGCGCAACTGCTGTGGGACGCGCCGCCCTCCGAAATCCTCGCGCAAATCCGCCAAGACTTAACCCGCTTTGCCGATGAAACCTTTGCGGGGTAA
- a CDS encoding IS110 family transposase, producing MHYLGLDISKHTIDTYSDICGHCKIDNTIQGIQGLLGHLQANGLGKENTHICCEATNVYYLLVATTLHQNGYAVSVVNPLAIKGYAKMQLKRIKTDKQDAKLIADFAKKEKPQCWQPNNQTGKAIQSLHRRTEQLNSLLVAEKNRQETADEYTNASVEKMIAALEEELENIREQIQAIIESDEQLKAKQKILATIPGVGKNTAQILLSVLVDLDKFQTAKHLISYLGLSPIIRDSGKYKGAQKVSKMGDKTLRKSLYMPARAACTRSKLWRGWFDAQVARGKHPKQVYVMMMCKILRYAYTCLKTNAPFDATLHKKADKAERSWKTVKGEAL from the coding sequence ATGCACTATCTAGGATTGGACATTTCAAAGCATACGATAGACACTTATTCAGACATCTGCGGGCATTGCAAAATTGATAACACTATTCAAGGTATTCAAGGTTTATTGGGGCATTTGCAAGCAAATGGGTTAGGCAAAGAAAACACGCATATCTGCTGCGAAGCAACAAACGTGTACTACCTGCTTGTAGCGACAACGCTACATCAGAATGGCTATGCTGTATCAGTGGTTAATCCGCTCGCAATCAAAGGCTACGCCAAAATGCAGCTAAAACGCATAAAAACAGACAAACAAGATGCCAAGCTAATCGCAGATTTTGCCAAAAAAGAAAAACCGCAATGCTGGCAACCAAATAACCAAACCGGAAAAGCCATACAATCACTACATCGTCGAACAGAGCAGCTAAATAGCCTACTTGTCGCAGAGAAAAATCGTCAAGAAACAGCCGATGAGTACACCAACGCATCTGTTGAAAAAATGATTGCAGCCTTGGAAGAAGAGCTGGAAAACATCAGAGAGCAAATCCAAGCCATTATTGAAAGCGATGAGCAGCTAAAAGCAAAACAAAAGATACTGGCTACCATTCCCGGAGTAGGCAAAAACACTGCCCAAATCCTGCTATCCGTCCTCGTTGATTTGGACAAATTTCAAACGGCGAAACACTTAATAAGCTACTTAGGTCTATCGCCGATTATCAGAGACAGCGGCAAATACAAAGGCGCGCAAAAAGTGTCCAAGATGGGCGATAAAACCCTACGCAAATCATTATATATGCCCGCAAGGGCTGCCTGTACCCGCAGCAAATTATGGCGCGGTTGGTTTGATGCGCAAGTCGCAAGGGGTAAACATCCAAAGCAAGTTTATGTCATGATGATGTGCAAAATACTACGCTATGCCTACACCTGCCTGAAAACAAACGCGCCCTTTGATGCCACCCTGCACAAAAAGGCGGATAAGGCAGAGCGGAGCTGGAAAACCGTCAAGGGGGAAGCTTTGTAA
- a CDS encoding zonular occludens toxin family protein has product MIILQTGVPGSGKTASIVNILMTDETYTHFTDKDGVKKKRPLFVNGINELQIEHQELTDEQIKDQPFQDFLPYGSLVIIDEAQRLMGNRPAASKVPAFIQALATHRHHGLDIVLITQHPSFLDPFVRKLVQRHMHISIKPIGRKLYEWNECVDQPENQINIARAIERQFTLPKKVFGTYKSAEIHTKVNRRIPRIMIFMLLFVPFMLWFGYHVWGRMKERYISPNQEQQISQSASEAATSNNGNYPTNAIEPNQTTSMNPSLNAQMYVPTLPEKPESKPLYDNVRQVKQYERIAACIKGGKTGCTCYSDQATKLKEVPKELCLKYVEDGLPFDPFREPNDNRQTEHYNRAARNVESQQHAQLGSE; this is encoded by the coding sequence ATGATTATTCTGCAAACAGGCGTTCCGGGTTCGGGTAAAACCGCATCCATCGTGAATATCCTAATGACGGATGAAACCTATACCCATTTCACAGACAAGGATGGTGTTAAAAAGAAACGTCCATTGTTTGTAAACGGCATCAATGAGCTGCAAATTGAGCATCAAGAATTAACTGATGAGCAAATTAAGGACCAACCCTTTCAAGACTTCTTACCCTATGGCTCGTTGGTAATCATAGATGAAGCACAACGCCTTATGGGCAATCGCCCGGCAGCTAGCAAAGTACCCGCTTTTATTCAGGCATTAGCCACGCATAGACATCATGGATTGGATATTGTGCTGATTACCCAGCATCCCAGCTTTCTTGATCCATTTGTACGTAAGCTGGTTCAACGCCACATGCACATCAGCATCAAACCCATAGGTAGAAAGCTGTATGAGTGGAATGAGTGCGTTGACCAACCTGAAAATCAAATCAATATAGCGCGTGCCATTGAGCGACAGTTCACTTTACCTAAAAAAGTGTTCGGCACATATAAATCCGCAGAGATTCATACCAAGGTAAACCGCCGCATTCCGCGCATTATGATATTCATGCTGTTGTTTGTACCATTTATGCTTTGGTTCGGTTATCACGTTTGGGGCAGAATGAAAGAACGCTATATTTCGCCAAACCAAGAGCAACAAATTAGCCAAAGTGCCAGTGAAGCGGCAACAAGCAATAACGGCAATTATCCAACCAATGCCATAGAGCCCAATCAAACAACAAGCATGAACCCCTCTCTTAACGCGCAAATGTACGTGCCTACGCTACCCGAAAAACCCGAAAGCAAACCACTTTATGACAACGTGAGACAAGTCAAACAATATGAACGCATTGCAGCGTGTATTAAAGGCGGAAAAACAGGCTGCACATGTTACAGCGACCAAGCCACCAAACTCAAAGAGGTACCCAAAGAATTGTGTTTGAAGTATGTAGAAGACGGCTTGCCGTTTGACCCATTCCGAGAGCCAAACGACAACAGGCAGACTGAACATTACAACAGAGCAGCCCGCAATGTAGAGTCGCAACAGCACGCACAATTGGGCAGCGAATAG